The Prochlorococcus sp. MIT 1300 genome has a window encoding:
- a CDS encoding long-chain acyl-[acyl-carrier-protein] reductase, with protein sequence MFGLIGHSTSFDDARRKAFDLGYDHIAEGDLDVWCSAPPQLVEHVEIVSPSGKSIEGAYIDSCFVPEMLGRFKTARRKVLNAMELAQKKGISITALGGFTSIIFENFNLLQHQHVRNTILEWERFTTGNTHTAWVICRQLEINAPSIGIDLKKARVAVVGATGDIGSAVCRWLSQRTGVAELLLVARQQNPLKELQAELGGGRIMSLEDALPDADAVVWVASMPRTLEIDATKLRKPCLMIDGGYPKNLSSKLSGSGVHVLKGGIVEFFADIGWNMMELAEMEKPHRQMFACFAEAMLLEFENCHTNFSWGRNNITLEKMDFIGEASVRNGFSTLNLKTPLQVAAA encoded by the coding sequence ATGTTTGGATTAATCGGACACTCCACAAGTTTTGATGACGCAAGGCGAAAAGCCTTTGATCTTGGCTATGACCACATAGCTGAGGGTGATTTGGATGTTTGGTGTAGCGCTCCCCCTCAGCTTGTAGAGCATGTTGAGATTGTTAGCCCTTCTGGGAAGAGTATTGAAGGTGCGTATATCGACTCTTGTTTTGTGCCTGAGATGTTGGGCCGTTTTAAAACAGCTCGTCGCAAGGTCCTAAATGCTATGGAACTTGCTCAAAAGAAGGGAATAAGTATTACAGCTTTGGGAGGCTTTACTTCCATAATTTTTGAGAACTTCAATTTGCTTCAACATCAGCATGTTCGAAATACAATTCTTGAGTGGGAGAGATTTACAACAGGGAATACTCATACCGCATGGGTAATTTGTAGACAACTTGAAATTAATGCTCCGTCTATAGGGATTGATTTAAAGAAGGCTAGGGTCGCAGTAGTTGGAGCTACTGGGGATATCGGAAGTGCCGTTTGTAGGTGGCTCTCACAAAGGACTGGAGTTGCTGAACTCCTTTTGGTCGCTAGGCAACAAAATCCTCTTAAAGAACTTCAAGCAGAATTAGGCGGAGGGAGAATAATGTCTCTAGAAGATGCTTTGCCTGATGCTGACGCTGTGGTTTGGGTGGCAAGTATGCCGAGAACTTTAGAAATTGATGCAACTAAATTGAGGAAGCCTTGTTTAATGATTGATGGTGGCTATCCAAAGAATTTAAGCTCAAAACTTTCTGGGTCGGGTGTACATGTCTTAAAGGGTGGCATAGTTGAGTTTTTTGCTGATATTGGTTGGAACATGATGGAGTTAGCGGAGATGGAAAAACCTCATAGACAAATGTTTGCTTGTTTTGCTGAGGCGATGCTTCTGGAATTCGAGAATTGCCACACTAATTTTAGTTGGGGGCGTAACAACATCACTCTTGAGAAAATGGACTTTATTGGAGAGGCCTCTGTTCGCAATGGGTTCTCCACACTCAACTTGAAGACCCCTCTTCAGGTAGCTGCTGCCTGA
- the pgeF gene encoding peptidoglycan editing factor PgeF, whose amino-acid sequence MSLDRPENRDLSPIKLLPENKNWTWVNQSGSYYLQSDLLSGNGFKHGFFTKRKDSLDPIHLSKGLAEDVKAYYLKQIHSNKIINASETNQETPFQADCLISDNKKQSLWVYSADCMPILLADNAQGKVASCHVGWRGLALGILPRLIRKMEEKGVNKNSLLIAIGPAICSNKYPVELGVVEEIIKNLKCDKTLYSNNSQKIVEELRELGAIIKTNDKKKIFLDIKLIAKYQLELAGLETCQVTLSNVCTASHPSLFNSWRRDKKKAIQWSGIISRP is encoded by the coding sequence TTGTCATTAGATAGACCTGAAAATAGAGATTTAAGTCCAATCAAATTGTTACCAGAAAATAAAAACTGGACTTGGGTAAATCAGTCAGGCTCATACTATCTTCAATCAGATCTACTCTCAGGCAATGGATTTAAACACGGTTTCTTTACCAAACGGAAAGATTCTTTAGATCCCATTCATTTGTCTAAAGGCCTGGCCGAAGACGTTAAGGCTTACTATTTAAAGCAAATACATAGCAATAAGATTATCAATGCATCAGAGACTAATCAGGAAACCCCTTTTCAAGCAGATTGCCTAATAAGTGATAACAAAAAACAAAGTTTGTGGGTATATTCAGCGGACTGCATGCCCATTCTATTAGCAGACAATGCCCAAGGCAAAGTTGCCTCCTGCCATGTTGGATGGAGAGGTCTCGCCTTGGGAATTTTGCCAAGACTAATCAGGAAAATGGAGGAGAAGGGAGTTAATAAAAATTCATTGCTGATAGCAATAGGTCCTGCTATTTGCAGCAACAAATATCCAGTAGAACTAGGTGTTGTGGAGGAAATAATAAAGAATTTAAAATGCGATAAAACTCTTTATTCAAATAATAGTCAAAAAATTGTTGAAGAGCTCAGAGAACTAGGAGCAATAATTAAAACAAATGATAAGAAAAAAATTTTCCTAGACATTAAACTAATAGCAAAATATCAACTTGAACTAGCGGGGTTAGAGACCTGTCAAGTCACGCTGAGTAATGTTTGTACAGCATCTCACCCAAGTCTCTTTAATTCGTGGCGAAGAGACAAAAAAAAAGCAATCCAATGGAGTGGTATTATCTCTCGTCCATAG
- a CDS encoding aldehyde oxygenase (deformylating) → MPTLESPVLSVVDGQEDLSVALPDFTTETYKDAYSRINAIVIEGEQEAHDNYMSIGTLLPDQADELKKLARMELKHMRGFTACGKNLDVVADMEFAKKFFSPLHGNFQKALQEEKLTTCFLIQGILIEAFAISAYHVYIRVADPFAKKITEGVVQDEYLHLNYGQEWLKANLKTCKDELMEANKVNLPLIRSMLDEVAKDASVLHMDKEELMEEFMIAYQDSLTEIGLDNREIARMALAAVV, encoded by the coding sequence ATGCCCACCCTTGAATCACCGGTTCTTTCAGTTGTGGACGGCCAGGAGGACCTATCTGTAGCCCTTCCCGACTTCACCACTGAGACCTACAAAGACGCATACAGCCGAATCAATGCAATTGTGATTGAAGGAGAGCAGGAGGCTCATGACAATTACATGTCTATTGGGACACTCCTTCCTGATCAAGCCGACGAGTTGAAAAAGTTGGCTCGCATGGAACTCAAGCATATGAGGGGATTCACTGCTTGTGGGAAGAATCTGGACGTTGTAGCGGATATGGAATTCGCTAAAAAGTTTTTTTCACCTCTGCATGGAAACTTCCAGAAAGCTTTGCAAGAGGAGAAGCTGACAACCTGCTTTCTTATCCAGGGAATCCTTATAGAAGCTTTTGCTATTTCGGCTTATCACGTTTATATCCGTGTAGCTGACCCGTTCGCGAAGAAAATTACTGAAGGTGTTGTTCAAGACGAGTACCTTCACCTGAATTATGGCCAGGAGTGGCTAAAAGCCAATTTAAAAACTTGTAAGGACGAGCTTATGGAAGCAAACAAAGTAAACCTTCCGCTCATCCGCTCAATGTTGGATGAGGTGGCGAAGGATGCTTCCGTGCTCCATATGGATAAGGAGGAACTAATGGAAGAATTCATGATTGCTTACCAAGATTCTTTAACTGAAATCGGTTTAGACAACCGAGAAATTGCTCGAATGGCTCTTGCAGCAGTTGTTTGA
- a CDS encoding Tab2/Atab2 family RNA-binding protein, with protein sequence MSNTPEEQLTTPKRADWELDFYSRPIIEPDGKKRWELLIISTEDASGSAPFKWEKCCPASEVNSLWLTEAIKEALAEAQKQGWEIPLRIRCWRTSMKTMVKKAATALNIEVIPSRRTYSLCQWLTERERDLYPTQKGYMAGPLAPPPTPILNQAVPLPEAVRGDALTLASLSIGLLREAEEWPMEFSGLTPIGNVQDENLQIPGLRIFSKSRSLALAGWLGGLEPVRLLIEGNQLLLEAGQEDRWLVTDLDKATAKNTEEKLLHSRENAGGLQFIAIQSTPEVQSFTGFWMLRDLPRI encoded by the coding sequence ATGTCTAATACTCCTGAAGAACAACTAACAACCCCAAAAAGAGCAGATTGGGAACTTGATTTTTACTCAAGGCCAATTATTGAGCCAGATGGAAAAAAAAGATGGGAGCTATTAATTATTAGTACTGAAGATGCCTCTGGCTCTGCTCCCTTTAAATGGGAAAAATGTTGTCCTGCATCAGAGGTTAATTCTCTTTGGCTTACAGAGGCAATTAAAGAAGCTCTTGCAGAGGCTCAAAAACAAGGTTGGGAGATTCCATTGAGGATTCGATGCTGGCGAACTTCAATGAAAACCATGGTAAAGAAAGCTGCTACTGCCTTAAACATTGAGGTGATTCCTAGCCGCCGAACATATTCACTTTGCCAATGGTTAACTGAGAGAGAAAGAGATCTATATCCAACACAAAAGGGATATATGGCAGGCCCCCTTGCTCCTCCACCTACGCCAATCCTCAATCAAGCAGTTCCTTTGCCTGAGGCAGTTCGTGGTGATGCATTGACTTTGGCATCACTTTCCATAGGACTATTACGAGAAGCAGAAGAGTGGCCTATGGAGTTCAGTGGATTAACCCCTATAGGCAATGTACAGGACGAGAATCTACAAATTCCAGGCCTCAGAATTTTTAGCAAATCGAGATCACTTGCCTTAGCAGGTTGGCTTGGAGGACTTGAGCCAGTAAGACTTCTAATAGAGGGGAATCAACTGCTTCTAGAGGCAGGGCAAGAAGATCGATGGCTAGTCACTGATCTCGACAAAGCGACTGCAAAAAATACCGAAGAGAAACTTTTGCACTCAAGAGAGAATGCTGGGGGATTGCAATTCATAGCAATACAGTCGACTCCAGAGGTCCAAAGCTTTACTGGATTCTGGATGTTGCGTGACCTTCCTAGAATATAA
- a CDS encoding NAD(P)/FAD-dependent oxidoreductase: MLRLSELRLPLDHQDDDLTSQIIRRLRIKSSDLKSTRIYKRSIDARNHEQIQVVYSVDVEVYQESQLLKRHLGSKGIRKTPEFKYEQVAKFSRGFYKTIQRPIIVGAGPCGYFAALTLAQMGLRPLLIERGKAVKERTLDTFAFWKGHSPFNPDSNAQFGEGGAGTFSDGKLYSQVSDPKQYGRKVLEELVLSGANPEILTLHHPHIGTYKLATVVRGLRKRIEALGGEFLFEACLEELLLEPLNDINCLVKSSRIIGIRLSSGEILHTRNIVLAIGHSARDSFEMLERVGVSLEAKPFSVGLRVEHPQDLVDRARWGLKAGHPRLGHAEYKLVHHSHSGHCVYSFCMCPGGLVVGSTSEKGCVVTNGMSQHSRNERNANGALVVNLKKNELLKYERWSGDPFAGVALQRDLEQRAFRMGGSNYCAPVQRLEDFLLGNTTKSLGQVKPSYLPGIKLAELSQSLPDEIIDAIKEAIPKFSKYLHGYNHPDALLTAVETRTSSPIRISRDKNMESVNVQGLIPAGEGAGYAGGILSAGIDGIKAGEALARKLLDSKSMDER; this comes from the coding sequence GTGTTGCGTTTAAGTGAGTTAAGGCTCCCACTTGATCATCAAGATGATGATTTAACCTCGCAAATAATTAGAAGACTTAGGATTAAGTCTTCAGATTTAAAAAGCACAAGGATTTATAAAAGAAGCATTGATGCAAGAAACCATGAACAAATTCAGGTAGTTTATAGCGTAGATGTTGAAGTTTATCAAGAAAGTCAGTTGCTTAAGCGACACTTGGGCTCTAAAGGCATTCGTAAGACACCGGAATTTAAATATGAGCAGGTTGCTAAATTCTCTAGAGGTTTCTATAAGACAATTCAGCGACCCATTATTGTAGGGGCAGGCCCTTGTGGCTATTTTGCCGCTCTGACACTTGCTCAAATGGGTTTGAGGCCTTTACTCATTGAGAGGGGGAAAGCGGTTAAGGAAAGAACATTAGATACTTTTGCTTTTTGGAAAGGTCATTCGCCTTTTAATCCTGATTCAAATGCTCAGTTTGGTGAGGGTGGCGCTGGAACATTTTCAGATGGGAAGCTTTATAGCCAGGTAAGTGACCCTAAGCAATATGGACGAAAGGTACTTGAAGAATTGGTTTTGAGTGGGGCTAATCCAGAGATTCTTACACTGCATCATCCTCATATAGGCACCTATAAATTGGCTACAGTGGTTAGAGGTCTTAGGAAAAGAATTGAGGCCTTGGGGGGAGAATTCCTATTTGAAGCTTGTCTAGAAGAGTTGCTTTTAGAGCCTTTAAATGATATTAACTGCTTGGTAAAATCTTCTAGAATTATTGGCATAAGACTTTCATCTGGGGAGATTTTACATACACGTAATATTGTTTTAGCTATTGGCCATTCTGCTCGTGATAGCTTTGAAATGCTGGAAAGAGTGGGGGTATCCCTAGAAGCAAAACCTTTCTCGGTTGGCTTAAGAGTAGAACATCCTCAGGACTTGGTTGACCGTGCACGTTGGGGGCTAAAAGCAGGTCATCCTCGATTAGGACATGCCGAATATAAGTTGGTGCATCATTCACATAGTGGACATTGTGTATATAGCTTTTGCATGTGCCCCGGTGGTCTTGTGGTTGGGTCAACTTCTGAAAAAGGATGTGTGGTAACTAATGGTATGAGTCAACATTCGAGAAATGAACGTAATGCAAATGGGGCCCTGGTTGTTAACTTGAAAAAAAATGAACTTTTAAAGTATGAGAGATGGTCAGGTGATCCTTTTGCTGGTGTCGCTTTGCAGAGAGATTTAGAGCAAAGAGCTTTTAGGATGGGAGGTAGTAATTACTGTGCTCCTGTCCAACGATTAGAGGATTTTTTATTAGGGAATACTACGAAGTCGCTTGGGCAGGTTAAACCCTCATATTTGCCTGGAATAAAACTTGCGGAATTAAGTCAATCTTTGCCTGATGAGATTATTGATGCGATCAAAGAAGCAATTCCAAAATTCTCTAAATACTTACATGGATACAATCATCCTGATGCATTACTTACAGCAGTAGAGACTCGAACATCGTCCCCAATTCGTATATCTAGAGACAAGAATATGGAGTCCGTTAATGTGCAAGGCTTAATACCTGCAGGTGAGGGGGCTGGATATGCAGGAGGGATTTTGTCTGCTGGTATTGATGGCATAAAAGCCGGCGAAGCTCTTGCTAGAAAGTTGTTGGATAGTAAATCTATGGACGAGAGATAA
- a CDS encoding S1 RNA-binding domain-containing protein, whose translation MAGSGSSPKSNQPIPPKPPAEAARKPLQVMHISRRDEKAAAPSESNAEQETANETNKSQTNTGKGIEQLSNVPSRTGLSKPIKNDNRFDLEDIQGVTMGDLLGNSQTPGKYQNTNSAEDQQTQFSRSVDDFDFDEDAFLAALDENEPIGSTGEVAKGSVIGVESDGVYVDIGGKAPGFMPKNECGLGVITNLKEKFPKGLEVEVLVTRDQNADGMVTISCRALALRKSWDKVREMEAKGQVVQVKINGFNRGGVTCDLEGLRGFIPRSQLEHGEEHESLVGKSLGVAFLEVNPDTRKLVLSEKRATIAARFAQLEIGQLVEGKVVAIKPYGFFVDLGGVSGLLHQSVITNGSLRSLREVFTHGDQVKALITELDPGRGRIGLNTALLEGPPGEILIEKDKLMQEASERANKVRNLLKQEPVKEEINE comes from the coding sequence ATGGCCGGATCCGGCAGCAGTCCGAAATCGAACCAACCAATTCCACCAAAGCCTCCTGCAGAGGCTGCCAGGAAGCCACTGCAAGTAATGCACATCAGTCGGCGGGACGAAAAAGCCGCTGCGCCTTCAGAAAGCAACGCAGAGCAAGAAACAGCCAATGAAACCAATAAATCCCAAACGAATACTGGAAAAGGAATAGAACAACTATCCAATGTTCCTTCAAGAACTGGTTTGAGCAAGCCTATAAAAAATGACAATCGGTTTGATCTAGAAGATATCCAGGGGGTAACGATGGGAGATCTTCTTGGAAACAGCCAAACACCCGGCAAGTATCAAAATACAAATTCAGCCGAAGACCAACAAACCCAATTCTCAAGAAGTGTTGATGACTTTGACTTTGATGAAGACGCGTTCCTCGCAGCTCTAGATGAAAACGAGCCCATTGGCAGCACTGGAGAGGTCGCTAAAGGTTCTGTTATTGGGGTGGAAAGTGATGGGGTTTACGTTGACATTGGTGGGAAAGCCCCTGGCTTCATGCCTAAAAACGAATGTGGTCTAGGGGTTATCACAAACCTCAAAGAAAAATTCCCTAAAGGCTTGGAGGTTGAAGTCCTTGTTACTAGAGATCAAAATGCCGACGGTATGGTAACCATCAGTTGCCGGGCACTTGCCCTTCGTAAAAGTTGGGACAAAGTTCGTGAGATGGAAGCAAAAGGCCAAGTTGTTCAAGTAAAGATCAATGGTTTCAATCGAGGAGGTGTTACTTGTGACTTAGAAGGGTTGCGTGGTTTCATTCCACGTTCGCAACTTGAACACGGAGAAGAGCATGAAAGTCTTGTTGGCAAATCTCTTGGAGTTGCATTCCTAGAAGTAAACCCAGACACGAGGAAGCTCGTTCTTTCAGAAAAAAGAGCAACAATTGCGGCTCGATTTGCACAATTAGAAATTGGTCAACTAGTTGAAGGCAAAGTAGTTGCAATAAAGCCTTATGGTTTTTTTGTTGATTTAGGCGGAGTAAGTGGTTTGCTTCATCAGTCGGTAATCACTAATGGTTCACTAAGATCACTTAGAGAAGTTTTTACACATGGCGATCAAGTAAAAGCCCTCATCACTGAACTAGATCCAGGCCGGGGACGTATCGGCCTTAATACAGCTCTTCTGGAAGGTCCTCCTGGAGAAATACTTATAGAAAAAGATAAGCTGATGCAAGAAGCCTCCGAAAGAGCAAACAAAGTTCGCAACTTACTTAAACAAGAGCCAGTAAAAGAAGAAATTAACGAATAA
- a CDS encoding phosphoribosylanthranilate isomerase, with amino-acid sequence MSSTKPTAIKICGITQKSQALEISSLGVDAIGVVGVSTSPRYLEERKRRALFDALSKTNHNIERVWVVADLDDQAYESALGGEGTPSIIQLHGEESPERCFTLRNRFPNIKWWKALRIQQEKDIFKVNGYTNHVDALLLDAWSQGQLGGTGKRIPLDWLKEIVFKSPWWLAGGISPENLQEVLKETTPYGIDASSSLEEAPGIKNIPRVKTLLTSLRAANEQISSSDQ; translated from the coding sequence ATGAGCTCGACAAAACCAACAGCCATAAAAATCTGTGGAATCACCCAAAAAAGTCAAGCTTTGGAAATTTCAAGTCTGGGAGTAGACGCTATCGGGGTTGTCGGAGTTAGTACCTCGCCAAGATACCTAGAGGAGAGAAAACGCCGTGCACTTTTTGATGCACTAAGCAAGACAAATCACAACATAGAGAGAGTATGGGTTGTTGCAGATCTTGACGACCAGGCATATGAATCAGCATTAGGGGGGGAAGGCACTCCTTCAATCATTCAGTTGCATGGCGAAGAATCACCAGAAAGATGTTTTACGCTAAGAAATAGGTTTCCAAATATAAAGTGGTGGAAAGCCCTGAGAATCCAGCAAGAGAAGGATATTTTTAAAGTCAATGGTTATACAAATCATGTTGACGCCTTACTTCTAGATGCCTGGAGTCAAGGGCAACTTGGCGGCACTGGTAAGAGAATTCCCCTTGATTGGTTAAAAGAAATAGTTTTCAAGTCCCCTTGGTGGCTTGCAGGAGGCATATCGCCAGAAAATCTTCAAGAAGTACTTAAAGAAACAACTCCTTACGGCATTGACGCCTCAAGCAGCCTTGAAGAAGCACCAGGAATAAAAAATATCCCGCGGGTAAAAACCTTATTGACCTCCCTAAGAGCTGCTAACGAGCAGATCTCCTCTTCTGATCAATAG
- a CDS encoding creatininase family protein, with amino-acid sequence MTLNFRRFDYLSWPEAAVAARAKGSTLIWPFGACEQHGPHLPLVTDNFFAEQILLKVLDRMPKECPLWMLPSQSFGFSPEHSSFPGTISISASLLLQIVMEVGEQLASLGVRRLLFFNAHGGQIGLLQAAGRELRMKCPEMAVLPCFIWSGVQTINDVIPPKERIGGLHAGLAETSLMLSLAPELVGGDRPSDGVLSNQTNPSEPPYGWSLEGPAPCSWLTEDLSQSGVIGDSSKSSRALGQKIEEALISHWVELFSSLMASNWPPVKPFSSS; translated from the coding sequence ATGACTTTGAATTTTCGCCGCTTTGATTATCTCTCTTGGCCAGAAGCTGCAGTTGCTGCAAGGGCTAAAGGGTCTACTTTGATTTGGCCATTTGGGGCTTGTGAGCAGCATGGACCACATTTGCCGTTAGTTACAGATAACTTTTTTGCTGAACAAATTCTTCTAAAGGTTCTTGATCGAATGCCGAAGGAATGTCCCTTATGGATGCTCCCTTCTCAAAGTTTTGGCTTTTCTCCTGAGCATTCGTCTTTCCCTGGCACTATTTCAATTTCTGCATCATTGTTATTGCAGATTGTTATGGAAGTTGGTGAGCAATTGGCCTCTTTAGGCGTTAGAAGACTTTTGTTTTTTAACGCCCATGGTGGCCAAATTGGGCTCTTACAGGCTGCAGGTCGCGAGCTTCGTATGAAATGCCCCGAAATGGCTGTTTTGCCTTGCTTTATTTGGAGTGGTGTTCAAACTATCAACGACGTAATTCCGCCGAAGGAAAGAATCGGAGGACTTCATGCCGGTTTAGCAGAAACAAGTTTGATGCTTTCTCTAGCACCTGAATTAGTTGGTGGAGATAGACCATCGGATGGTGTTTTGAGTAATCAGACAAATCCCTCTGAACCACCATATGGCTGGTCTCTAGAAGGACCAGCCCCATGCTCATGGCTTACAGAAGATCTAAGTCAAAGCGGGGTTATTGGGGATAGCAGCAAGTCGAGCAGGGCTCTTGGACAAAAGATTGAAGAGGCTTTGATCTCCCACTGGGTTGAGCTTTTCAGCAGTCTTATGGCAAGTAATTGGCCTCCTGTGAAGCCTTTCTCATCGAGTTGA
- a CDS encoding SDR family oxidoreductase yields MPTVLITGASRGIGEAAAKKFANAGWDLLLASRNSDSLKSLSQELRSTGRSIATKSIDFSNPESISPSLAVLLQKGDAPSVLINNAGVAWTGDLLQMSLNHWQWMLQVNLTSVFQICAEVVPVMRDKGGLVINVSSHAARNSFPQWGGYCVSKAALESFTRCLAEEERSNGIRASTLTLGSVNTTLWDQETVNSDFDRHAMLSSDQAASTLLYMAEQPSSQLIEDLTLMPAKGAF; encoded by the coding sequence TTGCCTACAGTACTGATAACAGGGGCCTCTAGAGGAATAGGAGAGGCTGCTGCAAAGAAATTTGCCAATGCTGGTTGGGACTTGTTATTAGCCTCTCGAAATTCCGATTCTCTTAAATCACTATCTCAGGAGCTTCGTTCCACAGGCAGGTCAATTGCTACTAAATCGATTGATTTTTCAAATCCAGAATCTATTTCACCTTCTTTAGCAGTACTTCTTCAGAAGGGAGATGCCCCTTCAGTTCTAATCAATAATGCAGGTGTTGCATGGACTGGTGATCTCTTGCAAATGTCATTAAACCATTGGCAATGGATGCTTCAAGTAAATCTAACTAGTGTTTTTCAGATTTGCGCTGAAGTTGTACCAGTTATGCGTGATAAGGGAGGATTGGTTATTAATGTAAGTAGTCATGCTGCTCGCAATTCTTTCCCTCAATGGGGTGGATATTGCGTTTCTAAAGCTGCTTTGGAAAGCTTTACTCGTTGCTTGGCTGAAGAAGAGCGATCAAATGGTATTAGGGCATCAACCCTTACTTTGGGTTCAGTTAATACCACATTATGGGATCAAGAAACCGTCAATAGTGATTTTGATCGTCATGCCATGCTTTCTTCTGATCAGGCTGCTTCAACCCTTCTTTACATGGCAGAACAACCTTCATCGCAACTTATAGAAGACCTTACTTTGATGCCAGCGAAAGGTGCTTTTTGA
- a CDS encoding acetyl-CoA carboxylase carboxyltransferase subunit alpha: MARRYLLEFEKPLVELEKQIEQIRELARDSEVDVSQQLLQLETLAARRREEIFQALTPAQKIQVARHPHRPSTLDFIQMFCEDWVELHGDRTGSDDQALVGGIGRIGHRSVMLIGQQKGRDTKENVARNFGMATPGGYRKALRLMNHADRFKLPIINFIDTPGAYAGLQAEEQGQGEAIAVNLREMFRLRVPIIATVIGEGGSGGALGIGVADRLLMFEHSVYTVASPEACASILWRDAAKAPEAAAALKITAPDLLNLGVLDEIIKEPAGGNNWAPLKAGESLRKALESHLDELLSLSTEQLRESRYRKYRAIGRVLEQTTSETA; encoded by the coding sequence ATGGCTAGACGTTATCTGCTCGAGTTTGAGAAACCCTTAGTTGAGCTTGAAAAGCAGATTGAACAGATTCGTGAACTGGCCAGAGATTCAGAGGTAGATGTTAGTCAGCAATTGCTTCAGCTTGAAACGCTTGCTGCGAGGAGAAGGGAAGAAATCTTCCAAGCACTAACACCGGCGCAGAAAATTCAGGTTGCTAGACACCCACATAGACCAAGCACATTAGATTTTATTCAGATGTTTTGTGAAGACTGGGTTGAATTGCACGGCGATAGAACAGGAAGTGATGACCAGGCTTTGGTTGGTGGTATTGGGCGAATAGGCCATAGATCGGTGATGTTAATTGGACAACAAAAGGGAAGAGACACTAAGGAAAATGTTGCAAGAAATTTTGGGATGGCCACGCCTGGGGGCTATAGAAAAGCACTTCGCTTAATGAATCATGCAGATCGTTTCAAGTTGCCGATCATAAATTTCATTGATACACCAGGGGCCTATGCGGGTTTGCAAGCTGAGGAGCAAGGACAAGGAGAAGCAATAGCAGTGAATTTACGTGAAATGTTTCGTCTTAGAGTTCCAATTATTGCAACTGTGATTGGCGAGGGCGGATCTGGTGGAGCCTTAGGTATAGGAGTCGCTGATCGGCTTTTGATGTTTGAACATAGTGTTTATACAGTTGCTAGCCCTGAGGCGTGTGCATCAATTTTGTGGAGAGATGCCGCGAAGGCACCAGAAGCAGCAGCAGCTTTGAAAATAACTGCTCCAGATCTTCTTAATTTGGGAGTCCTAGACGAGATTATTAAAGAACCAGCCGGAGGAAATAATTGGGCCCCTCTCAAGGCCGGAGAATCACTTAGAAAGGCCTTAGAAAGTCATTTAGACGAGCTGTTGTCATTATCCACTGAACAATTACGTGAATCGCGATATAGGAAATACAGGGCGATTGGAAGGGTTCTCGAACAAACTACTTCTGAGACGGCTTAA